The following coding sequences are from one Arthrobacter sp. 24S4-2 window:
- a CDS encoding NAD(P)-dependent alcohol dehydrogenase → MTTSTAQSPALGQPELPTTMRASVLKRQGDMAVETLPVPQLDADQVLVQVAAVGVCGSDVHYYEHGRIGDYVVDHPLILGHELSGRIAAVGSAVDPNRIGSRVAVEPQRPCRKCKQCKAGRYNLCPDIEFYATPPIDGAFAEYVTIQSDFAYDIPDSVSDEAAALIEPLSVGLWACERADIKPGSRVLIAGAGPIGIIAAQAARAFGATEIYISDIAEDRLAFALEHGATHALNARTDSVEGLDVDAFIDASGAPQAVRSGIKAVGPAGKVILVGLGADDVELPVSYIQNREIWLSGVFRYTNTWPLAIQLIADGKVDLDVLVTGKFALAESEDALKAGKQPGQLKAVVYPGR, encoded by the coding sequence ATGACAACATCAACCGCCCAGTCCCCGGCCCTCGGACAGCCGGAGCTGCCAACCACCATGCGCGCCTCCGTCCTGAAGCGCCAGGGGGACATGGCCGTGGAAACCCTGCCTGTCCCGCAGCTCGACGCCGATCAGGTCCTGGTGCAGGTCGCGGCCGTCGGCGTCTGCGGCAGCGACGTCCACTACTACGAGCACGGCCGGATCGGCGACTACGTGGTGGACCACCCGCTGATCCTCGGCCACGAACTCTCCGGACGGATCGCCGCCGTCGGAAGCGCCGTCGACCCTAACCGCATCGGCAGCCGCGTCGCCGTCGAACCCCAGCGCCCGTGCCGCAAGTGCAAGCAATGCAAAGCCGGCCGGTACAACCTGTGCCCGGACATCGAGTTCTACGCCACCCCGCCGATCGACGGCGCCTTCGCCGAATACGTAACCATCCAGAGCGACTTCGCCTACGACATCCCGGATAGCGTCAGCGACGAAGCAGCGGCCCTAATCGAACCGCTGTCCGTTGGGCTCTGGGCCTGCGAACGGGCCGACATCAAGCCCGGCAGCCGGGTCCTGATCGCCGGCGCCGGACCGATCGGCATCATCGCCGCCCAGGCCGCCCGGGCGTTCGGGGCAACGGAAATCTACATCAGTGACATTGCCGAAGACCGGCTGGCCTTCGCCCTGGAACACGGTGCCACCCACGCGCTCAACGCCCGGACCGACAGCGTCGAAGGTCTCGACGTCGACGCCTTCATCGACGCCTCCGGCGCCCCGCAGGCCGTCCGCTCCGGGATCAAAGCGGTGGGACCGGCCGGGAAGGTCATCCTGGTTGGGTTGGGGGCGGACGACGTCGAACTTCCCGTTTCTTACATCCAGAACCGGGAGATCTGGCTCTCCGGCGTGTTCCGCTACACCAACACCTGGCCCCTGGCCATCCAGCTGATCGCCGACGGAAAAGTGGACCTCGACGTCCTGGTCACCGGCAAGTTCGCACTCGCCGAATCCGAAGACGCGCTCAAGGCCGGCAAGCAGCCCGGGCAGCTCAAAGCCGTGGTCTACCCGGGCCGCTGA